The Virgibacillus sp. MSP4-1 genome has a segment encoding these proteins:
- the clpC gene encoding ATP-dependent protease ATP-binding subunit ClpC, which translates to MMFGRFTERAQKVLALAQEEAMRLGHNNIGTEHILLGLVTEGEGIAAKALTTLNVEPDKIQQEVEQLIGKGEKANQTIHYTPRAKKVIELSMDEARKLGHSYVGTEHILLGLIREGEGVAARVLNNLGVSLNKARQQVLQLLGSNESTSSHRGGVGRQSSNANTPTLDSLARDLTAIAKEDHIDPVIGRSEEIERVVQVLCRRTKNNPVLIGEPGVGKTAIAEGLAQQIVNNEIPEILRDKRVMTLDMGTVVAGTKYRGEFEDRLKKVMEEIRQAGNIILFIDELHTLIGAGGAEGAIDASNILKPALARGELQCIGATTLDEYRKYIEKDAALERRFQPIQVDEPTKEESVQILQGLRDRYEAHHRVSITDEAIEASVRLSDRYITDRFLPDKAIDLIDEAASKVRLRSYTAPPDLKELEQQLEEVRKEKDAAVQSQEFEKAASLRDNEQRLRERLEKTQSEWKEKQGQENSEVTIEDIASVVSTWTGVPVSRLAKDESERLLNLEETLHSRVIGQDEAVKAISKAIRRARAGLKDPKRPIGSFIFLGPTGVGKTELARALASSMFGDEDAMIRIDMSEYMEKHSTSRLVGSPPGYVGYEEGGQLTEKVRTKPYSVVLLDEIEKAHPDVFNMLLQVLEDGRLTDSKGRTVDFRNTVLIMTSNVGARELRRNKYVGFTLGDEEQDFQNMKSKVMEELKKAFRPEFLNRIDETIVFHSLEKKHLKEIVSLMIEQLRKRLVDQEIDFEVTDPALDKISDEGIDLEYGARPLRRSIQKNIEDLLSEELLKGNVEKGKKVTIDTNDDGEIIVRP; encoded by the coding sequence ATGATGTTTGGGCGATTTACAGAAAGAGCACAGAAGGTTTTAGCCCTTGCCCAGGAAGAAGCCATGCGTCTGGGGCACAACAATATTGGTACTGAGCATATTTTGCTTGGATTAGTAACAGAAGGAGAAGGGATTGCTGCGAAGGCCTTAACCACCCTGAACGTAGAACCGGATAAAATCCAGCAGGAAGTTGAGCAGCTAATCGGAAAAGGGGAGAAGGCTAATCAGACGATTCACTATACACCACGGGCTAAAAAAGTAATTGAATTATCCATGGATGAAGCCCGCAAGCTTGGTCATTCCTATGTTGGCACGGAACATATACTGCTTGGACTTATTCGTGAAGGCGAAGGGGTTGCTGCACGTGTTTTAAATAATTTGGGAGTCAGTCTCAATAAAGCCCGTCAACAGGTGCTTCAGCTGTTAGGAAGCAATGAATCGACTTCCAGCCATCGCGGAGGAGTCGGTCGTCAGTCTTCAAATGCCAATACACCAACATTGGATTCTCTGGCGAGGGACTTAACGGCTATCGCAAAAGAGGATCACATTGACCCTGTGATTGGAAGAAGCGAGGAAATTGAGCGTGTGGTTCAGGTGCTTTGCCGTCGAACGAAAAATAACCCTGTCTTAATTGGGGAGCCTGGGGTAGGTAAAACAGCCATTGCTGAAGGCTTAGCCCAGCAAATTGTAAATAATGAAATTCCGGAAATTTTACGGGATAAACGTGTGATGACCCTTGATATGGGTACCGTGGTTGCAGGTACGAAATATCGCGGTGAATTTGAAGACCGTCTGAAAAAGGTGATGGAGGAAATTCGCCAGGCAGGGAATATTATCTTGTTTATCGATGAGCTTCACACTCTAATTGGAGCTGGTGGAGCGGAAGGTGCGATTGATGCTTCCAACATCTTAAAACCGGCGCTTGCAAGAGGAGAGCTACAGTGTATTGGAGCGACGACGTTAGATGAGTACCGTAAATATATTGAAAAAGATGCGGCTCTTGAACGCCGATTCCAGCCTATTCAGGTGGATGAGCCAACTAAGGAAGAATCCGTACAGATTTTACAGGGATTAAGAGATCGCTATGAAGCCCACCATCGTGTCTCGATCACAGATGAAGCCATTGAGGCATCCGTGAGACTTTCTGATCGATATATTACGGACCGCTTTTTACCCGATAAGGCGATCGATTTGATTGATGAAGCAGCTTCTAAGGTTCGTCTTCGTTCTTACACAGCTCCACCTGATTTAAAAGAACTGGAGCAGCAATTGGAAGAGGTACGTAAAGAAAAGGATGCTGCGGTTCAAAGTCAGGAATTTGAAAAAGCTGCTTCTTTACGTGATAATGAGCAGCGCCTTCGTGAACGTCTGGAAAAAACACAATCAGAGTGGAAGGAAAAACAGGGGCAGGAAAACTCCGAAGTAACTATTGAAGATATCGCAAGTGTAGTATCCACCTGGACTGGAGTGCCCGTGTCAAGACTGGCTAAGGATGAGAGTGAACGCTTGCTTAACCTTGAGGAGACATTACACTCCCGGGTTATTGGGCAGGATGAGGCAGTTAAGGCTATTTCCAAAGCAATTCGCAGAGCCCGGGCAGGTTTAAAGGATCCAAAACGTCCAATCGGTTCCTTTATTTTCTTAGGACCAACAGGTGTAGGTAAAACGGAACTTGCACGTGCCTTAGCGTCATCCATGTTTGGTGATGAGGATGCCATGATTCGCATCGATATGTCCGAATACATGGAGAAACATTCCACCTCAAGACTTGTAGGGTCCCCTCCAGGTTATGTAGGATACGAAGAAGGAGGGCAGTTAACGGAAAAGGTACGTACAAAACCTTATTCCGTTGTACTTCTGGATGAGATTGAAAAGGCCCACCCGGATGTATTTAATATGCTTCTCCAAGTACTGGAAGATGGACGTTTAACGGACTCGAAAGGACGTACCGTTGATTTCCGTAATACGGTTCTCATTATGACTTCCAACGTAGGAGCTCGTGAACTGCGCAGAAATAAATATGTAGGGTTCACATTAGGAGATGAAGAGCAGGATTTCCAAAATATGAAGTCTAAGGTTATGGAGGAACTGAAGAAGGCATTCCGTCCAGAGTTCCTGAACCGAATTGATGAAACCATTGTCTTCCATTCCCTTGAGAAGAAGCATCTTAAAGAAATTGTCTCATTAATGATTGAACAGCTAAGAAAGCGCCTGGTAGATCAGGAGATTGATTTCGAGGTGACAGATCCGGCGCTGGATAAAATCTCAGATGAAGGCATTGACCTTGAGTATGGTGCCCGTCCATTACGCAGATCCATTCAGAAAAATATTGAGGATCTATTATCGGAGGAACTGCTTAAAGGGAATGTGGAAAAAGGTAAAAAAGTTACAATTGATACCAATGATGATGGAGAAATCATCGTAAGACCATAA
- the radA gene encoding DNA repair protein RadA, whose amino-acid sequence MAKPKVKFVCQECGYESPKWMGKCPACQTWNTLVEEKEITNTRQTVSGGSQKASKPERITGIAIQEEKRIATQMPEFNRVLGGGIVPGSLVLIGGDPGIGKSTLLLQISAQMAQKGLDILYISGEESVRQTKLRADRLQINSDRLYVMAETNLQQLANAIYDMKPSLVVVDSIQTVYHSEITSAPGSVSQVRESTSELMRIAKQNGIPVFIVGHVTKEGSIAGPRLLEHMVDTVLYFEGERHHTFRIVRSVKNRFGSTHEMGIFEMKEEGLTEVLNPSEIFLEERSSGVAGSTIVASMEGTRPVLVEIQALISPTSFGNPRRMATGLSQNRVHLLMAVLEKRAGLLLQNQDAYIKVAGGIKLDEPAIDLAIAVSIASSFREKSPRPDDILIGEVGLTGEVRRVSRIEQRVQEASKLGFKRAIVPNNNLSGWDPPSSIEVVGVDSIQDALKVTFET is encoded by the coding sequence ATGGCTAAACCCAAAGTGAAATTTGTCTGTCAGGAATGTGGATATGAATCGCCAAAATGGATGGGGAAATGTCCCGCCTGTCAGACGTGGAATACATTAGTAGAAGAAAAGGAAATAACCAATACACGTCAGACGGTTTCCGGCGGCTCACAGAAGGCGAGCAAGCCTGAACGTATAACAGGTATTGCCATACAGGAGGAAAAACGCATTGCCACTCAAATGCCGGAGTTTAACAGAGTTTTGGGTGGAGGAATTGTACCGGGATCCCTGGTTTTAATCGGTGGTGATCCGGGAATAGGGAAATCAACCCTCCTATTGCAGATTTCTGCTCAGATGGCCCAAAAAGGACTGGATATTTTATACATATCAGGTGAAGAATCCGTTCGTCAAACGAAGCTTCGGGCAGACCGGCTTCAGATAAATTCCGACCGACTCTATGTAATGGCTGAAACAAATTTACAGCAGCTAGCGAATGCAATATATGATATGAAGCCCTCTCTTGTAGTGGTAGATTCTATTCAAACCGTCTATCATAGTGAGATCACTTCAGCTCCTGGGAGTGTTTCTCAAGTCAGAGAGTCGACATCGGAACTGATGAGAATTGCCAAGCAGAATGGGATTCCTGTGTTTATTGTAGGTCATGTAACAAAAGAAGGGTCCATTGCCGGTCCTCGTTTACTTGAGCATATGGTGGATACAGTCCTTTATTTTGAAGGAGAGCGGCACCATACGTTTCGTATTGTAAGAAGTGTAAAAAACCGTTTTGGAAGTACTCACGAGATGGGTATTTTTGAAATGAAGGAGGAAGGTCTTACAGAAGTTCTGAACCCTTCTGAAATTTTTCTGGAAGAACGCTCAAGCGGGGTGGCAGGGTCAACGATTGTAGCGTCAATGGAAGGGACAAGACCGGTTCTTGTTGAAATTCAGGCGTTAATTTCACCGACAAGCTTTGGAAATCCGCGTCGCATGGCAACGGGATTAAGTCAGAATCGTGTTCATCTTTTAATGGCGGTACTGGAAAAAAGAGCAGGTTTGCTGCTGCAAAACCAGGATGCCTATATTAAAGTAGCCGGTGGTATAAAACTTGATGAACCTGCGATTGATTTAGCCATCGCTGTCAGTATTGCATCCAGTTTTAGAGAAAAGTCACCCAGACCGGATGATATTCTGATAGGTGAGGTCGGACTGACAGGTGAGGTTCGCCGTGTATCAAGAATTGAACAGCGTGTTCAGGAAGCGTCCAAATTAGGATTTAAACGGGCGATCGTTCCAAACAATAATTTATCCGGATGGGACCCGCCTTCATCCATTGAAGTCGTTGGTGTAGACAGTATTCAGGATGCTTTAAAAGTTACTTTTGAAACATAA
- a CDS encoding PIN/TRAM domain-containing protein, with protein sequence MLKKIIQVFIIVAGGAIGYLYVPDLLKLSGLESPLWLLSPYVGTVIGAIILFLSAFWLVDYIVNFIRWVEETLVKVPVTDLLFGSVGLIIGLIIALLVNIPIQDIEIQLVSQVIPIFLTVILGYLGFQVGFKRRNEFTNLIANAKKEKRKTGEEEEDTSDAFLNSKPKILDTSVIIDGRIADICQTKFLEGTIVIPQFVLEELQHIADSSDVLKRNRGRRGLDVLNRMQKDLPVDVQIYEGDFEDIHEVDSKLVKLAKTFQGILVTNDFNLNKVCEFQNVEVLNINDLANAVKPVVLPGEELSVHVIKDGKEDKQGVAYLDDGTMIVVEEGQNYIGKTIEVIVTSVLQTSAGRMIFAKPKLLEKAL encoded by the coding sequence ATGCTGAAAAAGATTATTCAGGTCTTTATAATAGTTGCCGGAGGGGCAATAGGCTATTTGTATGTCCCTGATCTCTTAAAGCTGAGTGGCCTTGAAAGTCCGTTATGGCTGTTATCGCCATACGTTGGTACGGTAATAGGTGCTATTATATTATTTTTATCTGCATTTTGGCTGGTTGACTATATTGTGAATTTCATCCGTTGGGTTGAGGAGACGCTGGTTAAAGTCCCTGTTACCGACTTATTGTTTGGAAGTGTTGGATTAATTATCGGTTTGATTATTGCGCTGTTGGTTAATATTCCGATACAGGATATTGAAATTCAGCTGGTATCACAGGTTATCCCTATTTTTCTAACGGTGATATTAGGTTACTTAGGATTTCAGGTTGGTTTTAAGCGGAGAAATGAATTTACCAATTTGATAGCCAATGCTAAAAAAGAGAAGCGGAAAACAGGAGAGGAAGAAGAGGATACGTCTGATGCCTTCCTGAACTCAAAACCGAAAATTCTTGATACAAGTGTCATCATTGATGGCCGAATCGCTGATATATGTCAGACAAAGTTTTTAGAAGGTACAATCGTTATCCCGCAATTCGTACTTGAGGAATTGCAGCACATTGCTGATTCATCAGATGTATTGAAACGGAATCGGGGCAGACGAGGTCTGGACGTATTGAATCGTATGCAAAAGGACCTTCCTGTTGATGTCCAGATCTATGAAGGTGATTTTGAGGATATTCATGAAGTGGACAGTAAGCTGGTAAAGCTCGCTAAAACGTTCCAAGGCATCCTGGTTACAAACGATTTTAACTTAAATAAAGTTTGTGAGTTTCAAAATGTTGAAGTGTTAAATATTAATGACTTGGCTAACGCTGTGAAACCTGTTGTTCTTCCGGGTGAAGAGCTGTCTGTTCACGTTATTAAAGATGGTAAGGAAGACAAACAGGGGGTTGCCTATCTGGACGATGGAACGATGATCGTCGTTGAAGAAGGTCAGAATTATATTGGTAAAACCATTGAAGTCATTGTCACCAGCGTTTTACAGACTTCTGCAGGACGAATGATTTTTGCAAAGCCAAAATTACTTGAAAAAGCACTGTAA
- the ispF gene encoding 2-C-methyl-D-erythritol 2,4-cyclodiphosphate synthase, with amino-acid sequence MGRNKQFLQLNSKPLVIHTLEVFEQDSWCTDVYLVVNPKEKKDMEALVDEFQFAKITELVDGGAERQDSVNNGLMACKSEDIVLIHDGARPFVAEEAIHRLVECAEEKGAGLLAVPVTDTVKRKEGELLETLDRKTLWAAQTPQGFQYQKIKQAHDQAGREGYRGTDDASLVERLGEHVEIVHGSYDNFKLTTPEDIKKAENLLREREESRLQIKVGTGYDVHQLVDGRPCIIGGVTIPYEKGLLGHSDADVLLHTVADACLGAIGKGDIGTHFPDTDAAFKDADSKVLLKEVWNLVKNQGLQLGNIDCTIIAQAPKMSPYIVPIKENVAEILEADPSQVNIKATTTEKLGFTGRKEGIAAQATVLLQNK; translated from the coding sequence ATGGGAAGGAATAAACAGTTTTTACAACTTAACAGCAAACCATTAGTGATCCATACTCTGGAGGTATTCGAGCAAGACTCCTGGTGTACGGATGTTTATCTTGTCGTCAATCCTAAAGAAAAAAAGGATATGGAAGCTTTGGTGGATGAATTTCAATTTGCAAAGATTACGGAGCTTGTTGATGGCGGAGCGGAACGTCAGGATAGTGTGAACAATGGGCTAATGGCCTGCAAGTCAGAGGATATTGTCCTGATTCATGATGGAGCAAGACCATTTGTAGCAGAAGAAGCGATTCATCGGTTGGTGGAATGTGCTGAGGAAAAAGGGGCCGGGCTGCTCGCTGTCCCGGTAACAGATACGGTGAAGAGAAAAGAGGGAGAGCTTCTGGAAACCCTCGACCGGAAAACTCTTTGGGCTGCCCAGACGCCTCAGGGCTTTCAATATCAAAAAATTAAACAAGCTCATGATCAGGCAGGACGTGAAGGATACAGAGGCACAGATGATGCTTCACTGGTGGAGCGTCTGGGGGAGCATGTTGAAATTGTTCACGGCAGCTATGATAACTTTAAGTTGACAACACCGGAAGACATTAAGAAGGCTGAGAACCTGTTAAGAGAAAGGGAGGAGTCGCGCTTGCAAATAAAGGTAGGTACAGGTTATGATGTTCATCAGCTTGTTGATGGACGTCCATGTATAATCGGAGGCGTGACCATTCCATATGAGAAGGGATTGCTTGGTCATTCTGATGCGGATGTACTCTTACATACAGTAGCTGATGCATGTCTGGGTGCAATTGGTAAAGGGGATATTGGAACCCATTTTCCGGATACAGACGCTGCTTTTAAAGATGCCGATTCTAAGGTATTATTAAAAGAAGTGTGGAACCTGGTTAAGAATCAGGGGTTGCAGCTTGGAAATATCGATTGTACGATCATTGCTCAGGCACCCAAAATGTCCCCGTACATAGTACCAATAAAAGAAAATGTTGCTGAGATTCTGGAGGCAGATCCTTCGCAGGTCAATATAAAGGCTACAACAACTGAGAAGCTCGGTTTTACAGGACGAAAGGAAGGCATTGCTGCTCAGGCAACAGTCCTTTTGCAAAATAAATAA
- the gltX gene encoding glutamate--tRNA ligase, translated as MTNDIRVRYAPSPTGHLHIGNARTALFNYLFARAAGGKFIIRIEDTDQKRNVEGGDISQLKYLKWLGIDWDESIDIGGDYGPYRQMERLDLYEKYANELLAKGIAYKCYMTEEELEKEREEQRARGEVPRYSGAHRDLTKEQQQQFEAEGRKPSLRLKVPQNHTYRFKDIVKGNITFESEDFGDWVIMKKDGTPTYNFAVAIDDHLMAITHVLRGEDHISNTPKQMMIYEAFGWDVPTFCHMTLIVNEERKKLSKRDESIIQFIEQYEELGYLPEALFNFIALLGWSPEGEEELFTKDEFIEIFDATRLATSPAVFDPNKLKWMNNQYIKEADLERIIDLTLPHLVDAGKLPENMDDNQRKWAEELIGLYQEQLSYGAEIVELTELFFRQEIDYDEAGMEILRGEQVPAVMETFLNKLEELESFEPQEIKAAIKATQKETGAKGKKLFMPIRVATTGQSHGPELPNAIHLLGLETVKVRLKNVIERIR; from the coding sequence ATGACTAATGATATTCGGGTAAGGTACGCTCCGAGTCCAACCGGTCATCTGCATATTGGAAATGCGCGTACGGCATTATTTAATTATTTATTTGCCCGTGCAGCTGGCGGTAAATTTATCATTCGGATTGAGGATACGGATCAGAAACGAAATGTAGAGGGTGGAGACATCAGCCAGTTAAAATATCTTAAGTGGTTAGGTATTGACTGGGACGAGAGTATCGACATCGGTGGAGATTACGGTCCTTATCGCCAAATGGAGCGCCTGGATCTCTATGAAAAGTACGCAAATGAACTTTTAGCAAAAGGTATTGCTTATAAATGTTATATGACCGAAGAAGAATTGGAAAAGGAACGGGAAGAACAGAGAGCACGGGGAGAAGTGCCTCGTTATTCCGGTGCCCATCGTGACTTGACCAAGGAACAACAGCAGCAGTTTGAAGCGGAAGGCAGAAAACCAAGCCTTCGTCTGAAGGTGCCTCAAAATCACACGTATCGCTTCAAGGATATTGTAAAAGGAAACATTACTTTTGAGTCAGAGGACTTCGGTGACTGGGTCATTATGAAGAAGGATGGGACGCCTACATATAATTTTGCTGTGGCCATTGACGATCATCTTATGGCGATTACTCATGTTCTGCGCGGAGAGGATCATATTTCCAATACACCAAAGCAAATGATGATTTACGAAGCGTTTGGATGGGACGTTCCAACCTTTTGTCATATGACCCTGATCGTAAATGAAGAACGGAAAAAATTGAGCAAACGGGATGAGAGCATTATCCAGTTTATTGAGCAATATGAGGAGCTCGGTTATTTACCTGAAGCACTGTTTAACTTTATCGCTCTTCTTGGCTGGTCTCCTGAGGGTGAAGAGGAGCTGTTTACGAAAGATGAATTTATTGAAATTTTTGATGCAACCCGTCTCGCTACATCTCCGGCTGTTTTTGATCCGAACAAACTAAAGTGGATGAACAATCAGTATATTAAAGAAGCCGATTTAGAGCGTATAATTGACCTGACGCTTCCGCATCTAGTTGACGCAGGGAAATTACCGGAAAATATGGATGATAATCAGCGGAAGTGGGCAGAGGAGCTGATTGGACTCTACCAGGAACAGTTAAGCTATGGAGCTGAAATTGTGGAGCTCACTGAACTTTTCTTCAGGCAGGAAATTGATTATGATGAAGCGGGCATGGAAATTTTAAGAGGTGAACAAGTCCCTGCAGTGATGGAAACCTTCCTGAATAAGCTTGAAGAACTGGAAAGCTTTGAGCCGCAGGAAATCAAGGCAGCTATTAAGGCGACGCAAAAGGAAACGGGTGCAAAAGGCAAGAAACTGTTTATGCCAATCCGTGTGGCCACTACAGGACAAAGCCATGGTCCGGAGCTGCCGAATGCTATTCACTTGTTAGGGCTGGAGACGGTTAAAGTGAGATTAAAAAATGTGATAGAGCGTATACGTTAA
- the epsC gene encoding serine O-acetyltransferase EpsC, with amino-acid sequence MGGFFKLLKADVDVVFDQDPAARNRFEVILLYSGLHAIWAHRVAHACYKRKLLFLARLISQVSRFFTGIEIHPGAKIGKRFFIDHGMGVVIGETCEIGDNVTLFQGVTLGGTGKEKGKRHPTVKNHALIASGAKVLGSITIGENSKVGAGSVVLRDVPDNSTVVGIPGKVVVQDGKKVRKDLDHHKMPDPVADKIKQLEEEVQELKSAMQSVHKE; translated from the coding sequence ATGGGTGGATTTTTTAAATTGTTAAAGGCTGATGTGGATGTGGTGTTTGACCAGGACCCAGCTGCACGTAATCGGTTCGAAGTTATTTTATTATATTCAGGTTTGCATGCGATATGGGCGCATCGGGTGGCCCATGCTTGTTATAAACGTAAGCTTTTGTTCCTTGCACGTTTGATTTCTCAGGTGTCCCGTTTTTTTACCGGCATTGAAATTCATCCTGGTGCCAAAATTGGAAAACGTTTTTTTATTGATCATGGCATGGGGGTTGTTATCGGGGAAACATGTGAAATTGGTGATAATGTCACCCTGTTTCAAGGTGTAACCTTAGGTGGTACCGGAAAAGAGAAAGGAAAGCGGCATCCTACTGTGAAGAATCATGCATTAATCGCCTCAGGTGCAAAAGTACTCGGGTCCATTACGATAGGAGAAAATTCAAAGGTAGGAGCAGGTTCGGTTGTGTTACGTGATGTACCGGATAATTCCACCGTGGTTGGTATTCCGGGTAAGGTTGTTGTCCAGGATGGGAAAAAGGTTCGGAAAGACCTCGATCATCATAAAATGCCTGACCCTGTAGCTGATAAAATCAAACAGCTGGAAGAGGAAGTACAAGAATTGAAATCTGCCATGCAAAGTGTGCATAAGGAGTGA
- the cysS gene encoding cysteine--tRNA ligase — MAIQIYNTLTRQKEAFKTLEEGKVRMYVCGPTVYNYIHIGNARPAIVFDTVRRYLEYRGYDVKYVLNFTDVDDKLIKAANELGMEVPDVADRFINAYHEDVRAFGVRKADRHPRVTETMDDIIEFIQGLINAGYAYEEDGDVYFKTRSFDEYGKLSHQSIDELRSGARIEVGEKKHDPLDFTLWKPAKPNEIAWDSPWGKGRPGWHIECSTMAKKYLGETIDIHAGGQDLSFPHHENEIAQSESLNGKTFANYWMHNGYINIENEKMSKSQGNFVLVHDVVKEQDPNVVRFFMLSVHYRNPINFSKSLLESAENGLDRIRTARVNLAHRKQASTDLTGQDDEWYQRIEEFKNRFMTEMDDDFNTANAISVLFDLAKEGNVYLQESHTSTGVIDAFIQTIDDLMSILGVSIAEEEDKLLDDEIEQLIEERNQARKNRDFARADQIRDELKEKDIILEDTPQGTRWKRG, encoded by the coding sequence GTGGCCATTCAGATTTATAATACACTGACAAGACAAAAAGAAGCATTTAAAACGCTGGAAGAAGGAAAAGTTCGAATGTATGTGTGCGGACCTACCGTTTATAACTATATACACATAGGGAATGCTCGTCCAGCCATTGTGTTTGATACTGTACGACGTTATCTGGAGTACAGAGGATATGATGTGAAGTACGTCTTAAATTTTACAGATGTAGATGATAAATTGATTAAAGCGGCAAATGAATTAGGGATGGAGGTTCCCGATGTAGCGGATCGTTTTATTAACGCCTACCATGAGGATGTCCGTGCGTTTGGTGTGAGAAAAGCGGATCGCCATCCCCGTGTAACGGAAACGATGGACGATATCATTGAATTTATTCAGGGGTTAATCAATGCTGGCTATGCTTATGAAGAGGATGGAGATGTTTATTTTAAAACCAGGTCCTTTGATGAGTATGGAAAGCTCTCGCACCAGTCGATTGATGAACTGCGGTCAGGGGCAAGAATTGAAGTAGGCGAGAAAAAGCATGACCCACTCGATTTTACGCTCTGGAAGCCTGCTAAGCCGAATGAAATTGCCTGGGATAGTCCATGGGGCAAAGGTCGTCCGGGCTGGCATATTGAATGCTCGACGATGGCGAAAAAATACCTGGGAGAAACCATTGATATTCATGCTGGAGGGCAGGATTTATCCTTTCCGCACCATGAAAATGAAATTGCCCAATCTGAATCACTGAACGGAAAAACCTTCGCAAATTACTGGATGCATAATGGTTATATTAATATTGAAAATGAAAAAATGTCGAAATCCCAGGGCAATTTTGTCCTTGTTCACGATGTGGTTAAGGAACAGGATCCTAATGTAGTCCGTTTCTTTATGCTGAGTGTACACTACAGGAACCCGATTAATTTCAGCAAGTCCCTGCTGGAAAGTGCAGAAAATGGACTGGACAGAATCAGAACGGCCCGGGTCAATCTGGCTCATCGTAAGCAGGCAAGTACGGATCTTACCGGCCAGGACGATGAATGGTATCAAAGGATTGAAGAATTTAAAAACCGTTTTATGACTGAAATGGATGATGACTTTAATACGGCAAATGCGATTTCTGTTTTGTTTGATTTAGCAAAAGAAGGGAATGTGTATCTGCAGGAGAGCCATACGTCCACAGGGGTTATTGATGCTTTTATTCAGACCATTGATGACCTAATGAGCATCCTCGGTGTTTCGATTGCAGAGGAAGAGGATAAACTGCTTGATGATGAGATTGAACAATTAATAGAAGAACGAAATCAGGCCAGAAAAAACCGGGATTTTGCACGAGCAGATCAAATCCGCGATGAATTAAAAGAAAAAGATATTATTCTGGAAGATACTCCTCAGGGAACCCGGTGGAAAAGAGGCTAG
- a CDS encoding Mini-ribonuclease 3 — protein sequence MTEKNLDVRQMKSLTLAYMGDVIYDKYIREYLIQKGFVQPDQLHHKAVEFVAATSQSKVLKTWLSEEFLDDEESGVVRRGRNAKSRVPKNTDVMTYRYSTAFEALLGFHYLIGNNERLEQLIYHAIQNTEERSR from the coding sequence ATGACGGAGAAGAACCTGGATGTAAGACAAATGAAAAGTTTAACCCTTGCTTATATGGGGGATGTCATATACGACAAGTATATTCGGGAATATTTAATTCAAAAAGGCTTTGTCCAGCCCGATCAATTACATCATAAAGCTGTAGAGTTTGTGGCAGCCACGTCTCAGTCTAAGGTGCTGAAGACGTGGCTGTCAGAAGAGTTTCTTGATGATGAAGAATCAGGTGTTGTTCGCAGAGGCCGAAATGCAAAATCCAGAGTCCCTAAAAATACAGATGTCATGACGTATCGATATAGTACAGCCTTTGAAGCACTTTTGGGTTTTCATTATTTAATAGGCAATAACGAACGATTGGAACAGCTTATTTATCATGCCATACAGAATACTGAGGAAAGGAGCCGGTAG
- the rlmB gene encoding 23S rRNA (guanosine(2251)-2'-O)-methyltransferase RlmB — MKEEWIVGKNPVIEALKSGREMNKVMVLENLKPQSAKQIQQLAKTKGVTVQAVPKRKLDQIGQHHQGVAASIAAYDYATLDELYDRAEKKGESPFFIILDELEDPHNLGSILRTADATGAHGVIIPKRRSVQLTQTVVKASTGAVEYIPVARVTNLARTIDELKEKNIWVAGTDAKGTEDYRELNGDMPLALVIGSEGKGMSRLVRDKCDWLVSLPMKGKVTSLNASVAAGLLMYEVYRKRSPIGE, encoded by the coding sequence ATGAAGGAAGAATGGATTGTCGGCAAAAATCCTGTCATTGAAGCGTTGAAGTCGGGCCGTGAAATGAATAAAGTCATGGTTCTGGAAAATTTAAAGCCCCAGTCGGCAAAGCAAATCCAGCAGCTTGCGAAAACGAAAGGGGTAACAGTACAAGCTGTTCCTAAACGGAAGCTTGATCAGATCGGTCAGCACCATCAGGGGGTTGCTGCCTCCATTGCCGCTTATGATTATGCAACGCTTGATGAATTGTATGATCGTGCGGAAAAAAAGGGAGAGAGCCCCTTCTTCATCATTTTAGATGAGCTTGAGGATCCACACAATCTGGGTTCCATTTTACGTACAGCTGATGCAACAGGTGCTCATGGTGTCATTATCCCGAAAAGACGCTCTGTTCAGCTGACCCAGACTGTTGTTAAAGCCTCAACAGGTGCTGTTGAGTACATCCCCGTGGCCAGAGTGACCAACCTGGCTCGAACCATTGATGAGTTAAAAGAAAAAAATATCTGGGTTGCGGGTACGGATGCAAAGGGAACAGAGGATTATCGTGAATTGAACGGTGATATGCCCCTTGCTCTTGTGATTGGCAGTGAAGGAAAAGGAATGAGTCGTCTGGTCAGGGATAAGTGTGACTGGCTCGTCAGTCTGCCGATGAAGGGAAAGGTTACTTCGCTGAACGCATCTGTTGCCGCGGGATTACTCATGTACGAAGTCTATCGGAAACGCAGTCCAATAGGTGAATAG